The window ACATCGCTGCCACGGCTCGGAAGATCGGCGTGCATCCGGTCTTTCTGCGGCAGAAAATTGCCAGCCTGGGCATCGACGCCAAGCACATCAAAGACGAAAGCGCCAAGGCTTAAGGTCCCGGCGCTTTCCATTTTCCTTTATTTAGTCCTTCAATTGACTGCGGCTATTTTCTCACCGCTGCCGCAGCTAACCGCAGGGCCTGCCCTGAGCCGAGTTTACCCTGAGCCTGTCGAAGGGAAGGGCCTGCCCGGAAGGGGTTCGAAGAGACGCTAAGGTCGCAAATTAGTTCAGGAGCAGGGGCTTATTGCGCCCCGTCCCTACTTAATCCGGATAACCTCCACCAGGTCGACCAGCATAGCGCTATAAACTATGCCGCCGGCGTTTAGATTTAGCGTCGGAGTTTCATTGGCCGGGCAAAGGAGGGTGTCTTCGGTTTCGTAAGCAGTCCACACGGAATCAGAGATATAGATATCGATATAGCTTAACCGCTCGCCCTCTTCGTTGAACCACGATAATGAAACACCGCCGCCGAAAGCCAGGTTCTTGCCCCAGCAGCGCAGCTTCAGATAGCGTTCCTCATCCGCTGGAAGCAAGTCGAGGCGAAAGTGGGGGACAATACATGTTCCTGATACAAATAAGGATTGATTCCCCCCTTGAGGAGGAGTATCGGTCCGGAATTCAACGTCACCATATCCCCACCACCCGGCGGTATCGGCAGGAGATTCGAAAGAGTTGAAGTAGATCACCACATCATCCTCATCCTGTTCCGGCTCAACTGCCTCCTTGCATGCGATGACAACGCACAGGGCGAGAGTTAAAGAGATGAGTATGGCGATTCGAACGAGCCGCATTGAACGTCCTTTCCTGAGCACAGGGTTGACCTGCGCTAATATAAGGTTGTTAATACCGCCTTTCCGCATTTGTCAGTGGTCCTTGCGGCCGACCGGGCTTAGAACGCCTCGCCGTAATCCCGGATGATGCGGTCGATCTCCTGGAGGGCGAACTGCCCCAGGCGCTGCTGCCGGTTGCGGGCGGCGGTATCGGTGGTGCCCAGATCGCCGAGAACAATGATATTTTCGTCGTTCAGGCGGGTAGCGGGACCAGTGTAGTTGAAGCTGCCGGCGATGATCACCTGCCCATCGATGACCATGAGCTTGTGGTGGAGCTTGTTCAACAGGGCCTTGTGGGGAACCGCGTAGAGTTCGGCCCCGGACTTGGCCACATTCCAGGCCGCCGCCCACTTCTGCCGGGCAGCGGGTCCGTCCAGGGCGCCGCGGATTTTGACAGCCCCGGTGCGGGCCAGGGCAATCATGGTGTCGTCGATGCCTGACGATTCGGCAAAGGTGAAGATGGCGAAATCAATGCGCTCGCGGGCCTTGGCCATCTGCTTCATGATCTCCATTTCCGGGTTATGGTCCGGCGCGAAGAGCACCTTGACGCGCACGCCGGAGACATCCACCTCCGGAGGTAGGGGATCGTGCCCTTCGTTCAACTTGCCGAAGTGGCCCTGCATGATCTCCTTAAACTCCCGCCAGTAGACCCTGGCCACCTGCTTGTCGCGGATGATCACCACGTGGTTGAGGTTCTGCGATACTCCGGTGGGGGTGAAGTTGGTGGAGCCGCTGAGCACGGCCGCCTCTTCACTACCGGAGTCGCGGACCATGAACTTCTGGTGGAAGATGTGGGGATTGTAATCGGTGTGTATCCGGGCGTGGGCGCGAAGCAGGGCGTCGTGGATTCCGCGGTTCGGCTCGTTGGCACCACCGGGGCTGAAGGGGGTGGATATTGCCCGGTCGACGCTCAGGTAGTCCCACTCGATGACTATCCGCACCACCACCCGGCGCTGGCGGGCCCGGATCAGGGCTGAGGCGATGGGCACCGATTCCAGTTCCTGTACCGCCACATCCAGGCGCTTCCTGGCGCCGTCGATGAATTGGACGATGATTTCTTCCAGGTTGTCGGGGGCCCCCAGCTCCGAAGGGCCCATATACAGCTCAAGGTTACCTATTTGAAGGCTCATATCATCCCCCTCTCTTTGACTTAAGTATATTAATATAAGTCAAGACGGAGTGCCACCACAATCTCAAGGCGGCGTCGGAGAAAGTTGTCAATATAAAAAAGCCCTCCCGCATGAGGAGGGCCTTATTGGGTTTGTGTTAGGCTTATGGCATCATTCCTTTAGCTTGAAATCAACCGGGACCGCGACCCATACTGCTACCGGTTCCCCTTCCTGTAGGGCTGGCTCCCAGGTGACGTTCCGGAGCGCTTTAATAGCGGCCTCGGCCAGGCGGGGATCGCCGGAGTCGTTGCGCATGACCTTGATAGCATCACCAGTCTGGCCGTTGGCCAGCACCTGAAGCGTGAGAATTACCATTCCTTCCACGCCGGCCTTCTTAGCCTCTTCAGGGTAGATCAGATGCTTCTGGATAGCTTTGAACCCGCCGATTGGGACGGGCGGGGTGTCATAGGGAACGAAGACGGGTTCAAACTCCCCGGCGAGTTCCTTTGCGGGCGGCGGCGCAGGCGATTTTGACAAGCCTGCGGCAATATCCTCTTCATGTTTTTGGCATTGAGAGGCAATTAAGAGCAAGCCGAATGTCAGGCTCGCCAGCAGCAGTTTCTGATTTGTCGTCGTACGCTTCATAGTTCGCTCCTTTAAGCTGATTATGTGAGCAAGTCGTTTCTTAAAATTGTTTTTGGTCTCAGAGAAACAGGTTCCCGTCTGGAAGGCCGGGCGGGGAAGCATGCTGTTATGTAGCTGCTCCAACAGTAGTTCCCCGTATTGCCGCGGTTCCATAGCCGTGCGAACCAGCGCATACTCGTCACAGATCTGCTCCCGGTAACGGGCCAGGCGGATTACCATGATCCATGTCAGAGGGTTCAAGGGGTGCAGCATGAGGGCGATCCCCTGGAGCAGGTTGACCAACCCATCCCGGCGGCGGATGTGGGCAAGCTCGTGGTAGAGGATAGCCCGCAGGGTGGCGGGTTCAGCCCGGGCGGCCTGGGCGGTCAGGTAAATCCGCGGGCGCAGTAGACCGATGGTGAGAGGCGAAGGAATGTGGTCCGAAGTGAACACCGGCGGCCATACCTCCCCTGAAAGCGGCCAGGCCTGGGAGGGAGACCACCGGCGCGCCGGTGAAGCGTACAGCTGTACCCGGAATATGACAAATCGAACGGCTATCAGAATGAGCAGCGCCAGGGATGTCCCCAACCAGGCTAGGAGCAGGATCGCGCCCAGTGATGCCGAGGTGGTCTCCCCAGGCTGCATAGGTGCCAGACCTATGACAGGTGCCAGGAAGGTGAAATTCTCCTCAGTGCCAGGCCAGAGGTCCAGAGCCGGTATGGACAGCACCGGCGGCCAGAGAGCCTTGGCGAGGGCCACCAGCCAGAGGGCGTACCGGAACCTGGACGTGGCTTTCGATATCCAACTGTCCAGGGCCAGAACAACCAGCACGACGATGGTGAACTGGATTTCTAGCGGCAGCAGGACTGTCAGTAGCGCAGGCGCCTTCAACTGCAAAGTCTGCCACAGGCCGGTCATCGGCTTTCTTCTGTATGTTCAGCCAGAATCCGCTTCAACTCCTGCAGCTCCTCAGGCCTGAGTTTGACGGAACTGACCAGAAAAGAAGCCATGGCGCCCAGGGAGCCTTGAAACATGCGCTGAGCGACCCCGATCAGCGAACCCCGTAGTACATCCTCCCGGCCCCTGACGGCGGAGTAGTAGTTGATCCTACCCTGCTTGCGGCGTGTCAGGAATCCCTTTTCTACCAGTATATTCATCAGGGTCTGAACGGTGGTGTAGGCCTTTTCCGACCGGGGATAGGCGGCTTCCAGGACCTGCCGGACGGTAACGGACCTGCCCACGCGCCAGATTGCGTGCATGATTTCCCACTCCGCGACGGAAAGTTCCTTTCGAGACTGCTTCATCGGCTCCTCGCTCTACTAATCTCTTAGTAGCAATC of the Candidatus Neomarinimicrobiota bacterium genome contains:
- a CDS encoding phospholipase D-like domain-containing protein, whose protein sequence is MSLQIGNLELYMGPSELGAPDNLEEIIVQFIDGARKRLDVAVQELESVPIASALIRARQRRVVVRIVIEWDYLSVDRAISTPFSPGGANEPNRGIHDALLRAHARIHTDYNPHIFHQKFMVRDSGSEEAAVLSGSTNFTPTGVSQNLNHVVIIRDKQVARVYWREFKEIMQGHFGKLNEGHDPLPPEVDVSGVRVKVLFAPDHNPEMEIMKQMAKARERIDFAIFTFAESSGIDDTMIALARTGAVKIRGALDGPAARQKWAAAWNVAKSGAELYAVPHKALLNKLHHKLMVIDGQVIIAGSFNYTGPATRLNDENIIVLGDLGTTDTAARNRQQRLGQFALQEIDRIIRDYGEAF
- a CDS encoding TonB family protein is translated as MTGLWQTLQLKAPALLTVLLPLEIQFTIVVLVVLALDSWISKATSRFRYALWLVALAKALWPPVLSIPALDLWPGTEENFTFLAPVIGLAPMQPGETTSASLGAILLLAWLGTSLALLILIAVRFVIFRVQLYASPARRWSPSQAWPLSGEVWPPVFTSDHIPSPLTIGLLRPRIYLTAQAARAEPATLRAILYHELAHIRRRDGLVNLLQGIALMLHPLNPLTWIMVIRLARYREQICDEYALVRTAMEPRQYGELLLEQLHNSMLPRPAFQTGTCFSETKNNFKKRLAHIISLKERTMKRTTTNQKLLLASLTFGLLLIASQCQKHEEDIAAGLSKSPAPPPAKELAGEFEPVFVPYDTPPVPIGGFKAIQKHLIYPEEAKKAGVEGMVILTLQVLANGQTGDAIKVMRNDSGDPRLAEAAIKALRNVTWEPALQEGEPVAVWVAVPVDFKLKE
- a CDS encoding BlaI/MecI/CopY family transcriptional regulator; this encodes MKQSRKELSVAEWEIMHAIWRVGRSVTVRQVLEAAYPRSEKAYTTVQTLMNILVEKGFLTRRKQGRINYYSAVRGREDVLRGSLIGVAQRMFQGSLGAMASFLVSSVKLRPEELQELKRILAEHTEESR